A portion of the uncultured Draconibacterium sp. genome contains these proteins:
- a CDS encoding energy transducer TonB, with protein sequence MEVKKVQKADLEKKRNTFFLIGLVVALGTTLVAFEWTTAPAKANSLGVIQSLEVEEEIIPITREAEVKPPPPPPPPKVIEVLNIVDDDIQIEDELVIEDTEADDETVIDVQPLIENSNEEEEAVDEIFVIVEEVPEFPGGTRALYQYINSQVRYPVVAQENGIQGKVYVKFVVDENGNVDDAEVLRPVDALLDKEALRVINSLPRFKPGKQRGKPVKVYYNAQITFKLQ encoded by the coding sequence ATGGAAGTAAAAAAAGTACAAAAGGCCGATCTGGAAAAAAAGCGAAACACCTTCTTTTTAATTGGATTGGTAGTGGCGCTGGGAACAACGCTTGTAGCCTTTGAGTGGACAACAGCACCGGCAAAAGCCAACTCACTTGGAGTAATTCAATCGCTTGAAGTTGAGGAAGAAATTATTCCAATTACCAGGGAAGCGGAAGTAAAGCCGCCGCCACCGCCGCCGCCACCAAAAGTAATTGAGGTGTTGAATATTGTTGACGACGATATTCAAATTGAAGATGAACTGGTTATAGAAGACACTGAGGCCGATGATGAGACGGTTATTGATGTGCAGCCTTTGATTGAAAACTCGAATGAAGAGGAAGAGGCCGTTGATGAAATATTTGTGATAGTGGAGGAGGTGCCTGAATTTCCGGGCGGCACCAGGGCTTTGTATCAATACATCAATTCTCAGGTTCGTTACCCGGTAGTTGCACAAGAAAACGGAATACAGGGAAAAGTATACGTAAAATTTGTTGTCGACGAGAATGGAAATGTAGATGATGCAGAGGTGTTACGACCGGTAGATGCTTTGCTGGATAAAGAAGCGCTGCGTGTTATAAACAGCCTGCCACGTTTTAAACCTGGTAAACAACGTGGTAAACCGGTAAAAGTGTACTACAATGCGCAAATAACATTTAAGTTACAGTAA
- a CDS encoding energy transducer TonB — MRNFVLIILGLVLTFNVVAQDKSTKSDVFVIVDDMPEYPGGQEALRNDIASLVKYPLQAKENGIQGKVYVTFVVNKEGDIEGAKIARGVDPSLDKEALRVMNELNKTWKPGKQDGSPVKVSYTVPIKFALDGDEKKESNMKSGEGADAVFFIVEDMPEFPGGDEALRKYIANALSYPEIAQEKKIQGKVYVSFVVEKDGSVGDAKIARGVDPSLDKEALRVVKNLPTWKPGKQRGEPVRVSYTVPINFALN, encoded by the coding sequence ATGAGAAATTTTGTTTTAATCATTTTGGGTTTAGTCCTGACATTCAATGTAGTTGCCCAGGATAAGAGTACTAAAAGCGACGTATTTGTAATTGTTGACGACATGCCGGAATATCCTGGTGGCCAGGAAGCGCTGCGTAACGATATTGCATCATTGGTAAAGTATCCGCTTCAGGCAAAAGAGAACGGTATACAAGGTAAGGTTTATGTAACTTTTGTGGTGAATAAAGAAGGAGATATTGAAGGTGCAAAAATAGCACGAGGTGTTGATCCATCGCTTGATAAGGAAGCATTGCGGGTTATGAATGAGTTAAACAAAACATGGAAACCCGGTAAGCAGGATGGTTCTCCTGTAAAAGTTAGTTATACCGTACCTATTAAGTTTGCTCTGGATGGAGATGAGAAAAAAGAAAGTAATATGAAAAGCGGAGAAGGTGCGGATGCTGTATTCTTTATTGTTGAAGATATGCCTGAATTTCCGGGCGGCGATGAAGCGTTAAGAAAATATATAGCCAATGCACTTTCTTATCCTGAAATTGCACAAGAGAAGAAAATACAAGGCAAAGTATATGTTTCGTTTGTAGTTGAAAAAGATGGCTCGGTTGGAGATGCAAAAATAGCTCGTGGTGTAGATCCTTCACTGGACAAGGAAGCACTTCGTGTTGTAAAAAATTTGCCCACCTGGAAACCTGGCAAGCAGCGTGGTGAGCCCGTTCGCGTTTCATATACCGTGCCCATCAATTTTGCTTTAAATTAA
- a CDS encoding BlaI/MecI/CopY family transcriptional regulator — translation MKELTKAEEQVMQLLWKLEKAFVKDIIEEMPVPKPAYNTVSTIIRILEKKGFVGHNAYGKTHEYFPLISRKEYTRSFMKNFMRNYFSGSFQEMVSFFAKEDNMSLSELDELMEDVKRDIENEYRDTDE, via the coding sequence ATGAAGGAACTTACCAAAGCCGAAGAGCAGGTTATGCAGTTACTCTGGAAACTTGAAAAAGCATTTGTAAAAGACATTATTGAAGAAATGCCTGTTCCGAAACCCGCTTATAATACAGTCTCTACGATTATCCGCATTTTGGAAAAGAAAGGTTTTGTAGGGCACAATGCCTATGGTAAAACACACGAGTATTTTCCTTTGATTTCGAGAAAAGAATATACGCGTTCGTTTATGAAGAATTTTATGCGAAATTATTTTAGTGGCTCGTTTCAGGAAATGGTTTCGTTTTTTGCTAAGGAAGACAACATGAGTTTATCGGAACTGGATGAGCTGATGGAGGATGTGAAACGCGATATAGAAAACGAATACCGGGACACTGATGAATAA
- a CDS encoding M56 family metallopeptidase, whose protein sequence is MNNLVNFIIESGISLSLLSLIYVLFLRKETFFRLNRLFLLFSVLFSVILPFLHFRVYAPQSNMLAEVTVTPYRNVLEAVTIYGQDFSGAVVKSISSSKIIILIYLLGLIFFLGRMIFRIVQILLIISKNEVQYIDNYRFVLVDKEFSPFSFLGYIFINPNMKKDSGYERMVTHEMEHIKQGHTFDVLILEILTVFQWFNPFMWLLKRAIRENHEYLADHAVLNSGISSAQYKQLLLSQAVGMQLDIANNFNSSLVKKRIQMISKIRSSKLANLKYIFGFVSLLALIVIFACEQKETLQVTKVEDSNERKITVSILDDRMKLNGDQEDLEFLQGLLNDKNKYEFETDSTGNVFLVKSKEQIPLELDEEDQVFFIVEEMPEFPGGEIALRKFIANSIKYPEIAIEKGIQGKVYVTFVVTGDGKIANAKIARGVDPSIDKEALRVVNTLPKWKPGYQRGKTVNVSYTVPINFVLQ, encoded by the coding sequence ATGAATAATTTAGTGAATTTTATTATTGAGTCGGGAATAAGCCTGTCGTTGCTGTCGCTTATTTACGTGCTGTTTTTACGGAAAGAAACCTTCTTTCGTTTAAACCGGCTTTTTCTGCTGTTCTCCGTTTTATTTTCGGTAATTCTTCCTTTTCTACATTTCCGGGTTTATGCACCTCAATCAAACATGCTGGCCGAAGTTACCGTAACTCCGTATCGAAATGTTTTAGAGGCGGTTACCATTTACGGTCAGGATTTTTCCGGCGCAGTGGTAAAATCTATCAGTTCAAGCAAGATTATCATTCTTATCTATTTGTTGGGATTGATATTTTTCCTCGGACGAATGATTTTTCGGATCGTTCAGATTTTGTTGATCATTTCGAAAAACGAGGTTCAATACATTGATAATTATCGTTTTGTGTTGGTTGACAAAGAATTCAGTCCCTTTTCGTTTTTGGGCTATATTTTTATCAATCCGAATATGAAAAAAGATTCGGGTTACGAAAGAATGGTAACCCACGAAATGGAACACATTAAACAGGGACACACCTTCGATGTGCTGATTCTTGAAATCCTTACTGTTTTTCAGTGGTTCAATCCGTTTATGTGGCTATTAAAACGTGCCATTCGCGAAAATCACGAATACCTGGCTGATCATGCGGTTCTGAATTCAGGAATAAGTTCTGCCCAGTATAAACAATTGCTTTTAAGTCAGGCGGTTGGTATGCAACTGGATATTGCCAATAATTTCAATTCATCGTTGGTAAAAAAGCGTATTCAAATGATTTCAAAAATACGGTCATCAAAATTAGCTAACCTAAAATATATTTTTGGCTTTGTGTCGTTGTTAGCATTGATTGTGATTTTTGCATGTGAACAAAAAGAAACACTTCAGGTAACTAAAGTTGAGGATAGTAACGAGCGCAAAATAACAGTTTCGATACTTGATGACCGGATGAAATTGAACGGCGATCAGGAAGATCTTGAATTTTTGCAAGGCTTGCTAAATGATAAGAACAAGTACGAATTTGAAACTGACAGTACTGGGAATGTTTTTCTTGTAAAAAGTAAAGAACAAATTCCGCTTGAGTTAGATGAAGAAGATCAGGTGTTTTTTATTGTTGAAGAAATGCCGGAATTCCCGGGTGGCGAAATTGCATTGCGGAAGTTTATCGCCAACTCAATAAAATACCCTGAGATTGCCATAGAAAAAGGTATTCAAGGCAAAGTTTATGTAACTTTTGTGGTTACTGGCGATGGAAAAATTGCCAATGCAAAAATTGCCCGGGGAGTTGATCCATCTATCGATAAAGAGGCGCTGCGTGTTGTAAATACACTGCCTAAATGGAAACCCGGTTATCAACGCGGAAAGACAGTTAATGTAAGTTATACCGTGCCAATTAATTTTGTCCTTCAATAA
- a CDS encoding tetratricopeptide repeat protein, with protein sequence MRYKIFTLFLIMVCAATTLLAQRKIDLLLIEKSYDKALQEINKELVSNPSSELYYKKGVVYKNLQDYQQALQAFLNGLQYNASNVLMLEETAECFSILGNNQDAISFFEKALQVEPENLALAGKLGRVHINLDDYKTAYNVFSGIYEKDSSNVYWNKQLAYCSYRVFQREKARDLYEKVLDVNPRDHGTYINLIHCYNWKKEAKEIIATIDSGLVHFPADKDLFFEKAMFFYKTKLYSQAMSQFEKYLEQEKQPAFETMMNYGISTYFAEQEEKALDIFGDLKRLNPNDPLVMYYQSLCNRKLKNYDDAIELMTFAIDATVPDYVSEMYHHLGQMYGQQRQFKESIEALKKAYELNPGKTEVLFEIATTYEEYNSNKTLAMNYYRIYLTESGEAAKNAIYALERIEKLKEDLFFDE encoded by the coding sequence ATGCGTTATAAAATTTTTACTCTATTCCTGATAATGGTATGTGCCGCAACAACGTTGTTGGCACAGCGCAAAATTGATTTGCTTTTAATTGAAAAAAGCTACGATAAAGCATTACAAGAAATCAACAAGGAGTTGGTGTCCAATCCTTCATCGGAATTGTATTATAAAAAAGGCGTGGTTTATAAAAACCTGCAGGATTACCAACAAGCACTTCAGGCTTTTTTGAACGGGCTGCAATACAATGCCAGTAATGTTTTAATGCTGGAAGAAACAGCTGAGTGTTTTTCAATTTTGGGAAACAACCAGGATGCAATTTCCTTTTTTGAAAAAGCACTGCAGGTTGAACCCGAAAATTTGGCTCTTGCAGGCAAACTTGGGCGCGTACATATAAATCTCGACGACTACAAGACTGCATACAACGTTTTTTCCGGAATTTACGAAAAGGACTCCAGCAACGTTTACTGGAACAAACAGTTGGCCTATTGTTCGTATCGTGTTTTTCAGCGCGAAAAGGCACGCGATCTGTATGAAAAAGTTCTGGATGTCAATCCTCGAGATCATGGAACCTACATAAACTTGATACATTGTTACAATTGGAAAAAAGAAGCTAAGGAAATAATAGCAACTATTGATTCCGGTTTGGTGCATTTCCCGGCAGATAAAGACTTGTTTTTTGAAAAGGCCATGTTTTTTTACAAAACAAAACTCTATAGCCAGGCAATGTCGCAGTTTGAGAAATACCTGGAGCAGGAAAAACAACCGGCTTTCGAAACCATGATGAATTATGGAATTAGCACCTATTTTGCCGAGCAGGAAGAAAAGGCGCTGGATATTTTTGGCGACTTAAAACGCCTGAATCCGAACGATCCGCTGGTGATGTACTACCAAAGTTTGTGTAACCGGAAACTCAAAAATTATGATGATGCCATTGAGTTGATGACTTTCGCCATTGACGCAACGGTACCGGATTATGTATCGGAAATGTATCACCACCTGGGACAAATGTACGGGCAGCAACGGCAGTTTAAAGAATCGATAGAAGCATTGAAAAAAGCCTATGAACTGAATCCCGGGAAAACTGAAGTTCTGTTTGAAATTGCAACTACTTATGAAGAATACAATTCGAATAAAACGCTGGCAATGAACTACTACCGAATTTATTTAACCGAGTCGGGCGAAGCGGCCAAAAACGCCATTTATGCGCTTGAGCGAATTGAGAAATTAAAAGAGGACCTGTTTTTTGATGAATAA
- a CDS encoding LuxR C-terminal-related transcriptional regulator, protein MWIKILAYVITFVISAGISAGGILLAYQQYQQNKKPIFTTLLYQQIFLFSFLFYGVWGNISLRMVIADLNISDDLSAKLAVFIPIIGIPFMVVSWFMLLKFANNCNGRRLTKTFIFSFFPTFVVLAFALVFLIQKELILVPENADLFVVRILVLLNLVVYLFFLLPFFRKTKDAGLLKETGLDKKLVLSIFAGTVLYSGVMFFFNRFGYISTCIALIILFACNLILPAIIRFKNQTMPENENMDFQSFCNLYEISKREAEIIQEICSGKSNKAIADKLFITLQTVKDHNHRIYTKTGVKSRVQLANLVREKTGEN, encoded by the coding sequence ATGTGGATTAAAATTTTAGCATACGTTATTACATTTGTTATTTCTGCAGGAATTTCGGCTGGGGGAATACTGCTTGCGTACCAGCAATACCAGCAAAACAAAAAGCCAATTTTCACCACTTTGCTGTATCAGCAAATATTTCTGTTTTCTTTTCTGTTTTATGGAGTTTGGGGGAATATAAGTTTGCGAATGGTTATTGCCGATTTAAATATTAGTGATGACTTAAGTGCCAAATTAGCCGTTTTTATACCCATTATCGGAATTCCGTTTATGGTAGTAAGTTGGTTTATGCTGTTAAAATTTGCCAATAATTGTAACGGGCGCCGACTCACAAAAACGTTCATTTTTTCTTTCTTTCCAACTTTTGTAGTGTTAGCTTTTGCACTGGTTTTCCTCATTCAGAAAGAACTTATCCTTGTACCCGAAAATGCCGATCTTTTTGTAGTACGGATTTTAGTGTTGTTAAATCTGGTTGTGTATTTGTTTTTTCTACTACCCTTTTTCAGAAAGACAAAAGATGCCGGGTTGTTAAAAGAAACCGGGCTCGACAAAAAATTGGTACTGAGTATTTTTGCCGGCACCGTACTTTATTCCGGCGTGATGTTTTTTTTCAACCGGTTCGGATATATTTCTACCTGTATTGCTTTAATTATTTTGTTTGCGTGCAATCTGATACTTCCTGCAATAATTCGCTTTAAGAATCAAACAATGCCAGAAAATGAAAACATGGATTTTCAATCGTTTTGTAATTTGTACGAAATATCGAAACGCGAAGCAGAAATCATTCAGGAAATTTGTAGCGGAAAATCAAACAAAGCAATTGCTGATAAATTATTTATTACCCTACAAACTGTAAAAGATCACAATCATCGGATCTATACCAAAACCGGAGTAAAAAGCAGGGTTCAACTGGCAAACCTGGTTCGTGAGAAAACCGGAGAAAATTAA
- a CDS encoding helix-turn-helix transcriptional regulator — translation MKDRIKNFIDAKGISAGELAAVLDVQRSNISHILNGRNKPGASFIEKLLLEFPDLNARWLLTGEGDMFSGQVSVASAPQQKLPMVEETRKQQPLTEKPIKKNVITEENIKTPITAPNSEIDKMVIIYRDGTFNIYKQR, via the coding sequence ATGAAAGACCGAATTAAAAATTTTATCGATGCAAAAGGGATATCAGCCGGAGAACTAGCTGCTGTTTTGGATGTGCAACGATCTAATATCTCACATATTCTTAATGGTAGAAATAAACCAGGTGCTTCATTCATTGAGAAGTTGCTACTGGAATTCCCTGATTTAAACGCTCGCTGGCTACTAACTGGCGAGGGAGATATGTTTAGTGGACAAGTATCAGTAGCTAGTGCTCCACAACAAAAGCTGCCGATGGTTGAGGAAACTCGAAAACAGCAGCCTTTAACTGAGAAACCAATAAAGAAGAACGTTATTACCGAGGAAAATATAAAAACACCAATAACGGCTCCAAATAGTGAGATCGACAAAATGGTTATTATATACCGTGATGGTACATTTAATATATATAAACAACGCTAA
- a CDS encoding dihydroorotate dehydrogenase electron transfer subunit — protein sequence MPKKFVKEFNVIENSALNATNFLIKVQSDTELPEIKPGQFVNIEIKEAEEIFLRRPFSVFEVDYENNVISMIVKILGRGSRKLTEIKAGSKLSMVYPLGKTFTYPSADDKILLIGGGSGVAPMLFLAKESGLPVENVDILLGARSKEDHINVDSYKKYANLHYASEDGSLGEKGFVTQHSLFTNNLKSYSKIYACGPDGMMRAIAKEAKVANVFCEVSLENLMACGFGVCLCCIEPTNKGNQCVCTDGPVFNINDLKW from the coding sequence ATGCCAAAAAAGTTTGTTAAAGAATTCAACGTAATTGAAAATAGTGCGCTAAACGCTACAAACTTTCTTATCAAAGTACAGTCAGATACTGAACTTCCGGAGATAAAACCAGGACAATTTGTAAATATTGAAATTAAGGAAGCGGAAGAAATCTTTCTTCGCCGGCCTTTTTCCGTATTTGAAGTAGATTACGAGAATAATGTAATCTCAATGATTGTTAAAATACTGGGAAGAGGATCGCGTAAGTTAACGGAGATTAAAGCTGGAAGTAAACTTAGTATGGTTTACCCACTTGGAAAAACATTTACGTATCCGTCAGCAGACGATAAAATCTTGCTGATTGGTGGTGGTAGTGGAGTTGCGCCAATGCTTTTCTTAGCCAAAGAATCGGGACTTCCGGTTGAGAATGTTGACATTTTACTGGGAGCACGATCAAAAGAAGACCATATAAATGTAGATAGTTATAAAAAATATGCGAATTTACATTATGCATCAGAAGACGGTTCGCTTGGTGAAAAGGGTTTTGTAACACAACATTCGTTATTCACCAATAACTTAAAATCCTACAGTAAAATATACGCTTGCGGTCCGGATGGAATGATGCGAGCCATTGCTAAAGAGGCAAAAGTAGCGAACGTATTTTGCGAAGTGTCGCTTGAAAACCTGATGGCCTGCGGGTTTGGTGTTTGTTTGTGCTGTATTGAGCCTACAAACAAAGGAAATCAATGCGTATGTACTGATGGTCCGGTGTTTAACATTAATGATTTGAAATGGTAG
- a CDS encoding dihydroorotate dehydrogenase has translation MVDLKVKLHDIEFKNPVTLASGTCGFARETAEFFEPGLLGGYFLKGTTLKNRDGNYYPRMAETPSGMLNAVGLQNKGIDYFIESIYPDIVDYDTQLIINVNGSTVEDYIALTEKVNELDKINAIELNISCPNVKEGGMAFGVSCPGAEMVTREVRKVYDKTMIVKLSPNVTDITEIARAVEGQGADAVSLVNTFLGMAIDAEKRTPLLSTITGGLSGPAIKPIALRMVWQVANAVKIPVVGIGGIMNAADAIEFMLAGASVVQVGTAVFKDPMIPVKIVEGIEDYLKRHNMQSASELIGALQV, from the coding sequence ATGGTAGATTTAAAAGTAAAATTACACGATATAGAATTCAAAAATCCGGTAACACTGGCATCGGGAACCTGCGGATTTGCGCGCGAAACAGCTGAATTCTTTGAACCAGGACTACTTGGCGGATATTTTCTGAAAGGCACAACGCTTAAAAACCGCGATGGTAATTATTACCCGCGAATGGCGGAAACCCCGTCGGGCATGTTAAATGCAGTGGGTTTACAAAATAAAGGCATTGATTACTTTATTGAAAGCATTTATCCTGATATTGTTGACTATGATACACAGTTGATTATAAATGTAAACGGATCAACAGTTGAAGATTATATTGCTTTAACAGAGAAAGTTAACGAGCTGGATAAAATTAATGCCATTGAGTTGAATATTTCGTGCCCTAATGTAAAAGAGGGCGGAATGGCATTTGGTGTTAGTTGCCCGGGAGCAGAAATGGTAACACGCGAAGTGCGTAAAGTTTACGATAAAACGATGATTGTAAAATTGTCACCAAATGTTACCGACATTACTGAAATTGCCCGTGCTGTGGAAGGACAGGGGGCTGATGCCGTTTCATTGGTAAATACTTTCCTGGGAATGGCCATTGATGCCGAAAAAAGAACACCTCTTTTATCTACAATAACCGGAGGATTATCTGGTCCTGCAATAAAACCAATTGCATTACGAATGGTTTGGCAGGTTGCCAACGCTGTTAAAATACCTGTTGTTGGAATTGGTGGAATAATGAATGCTGCCGATGCCATTGAGTTTATGTTGGCAGGCGCCTCAGTAGTACAGGTTGGTACAGCCGTATTTAAAGATCCGATGATTCCGGTGAAGATTGTTGAAGGCATTGAAGATTATTTGAAACGCCACAATATGCAGTCGGCTAGTGAATTAATCGGTGCTTTACAAGTGTAG
- a CDS encoding dihydrolipoamide acetyltransferase family protein, which yields MASFNIVMPKLGESIQEGTITKWFVKEGDTIEEDDMLFEVATDKVDSEIPSPVDGVITKINYEEDSLVAVGEVLAVVSLDGEVEETESEETESKAEAEPTTGEAPAKAETETTDASVDDSRKLSNRFYSPLVKTIAKEENVSFDELESIEGSGVGGRVQKKDIMAYLENRGSSAAQPEAKKESKPAAPAAPVVERKVAPPVSVGAGDTVVEMDRVRKLIADHMVMSKQVSPHVTSVVEADVTELVMWRNKNKEAFQKKYGDKITFMPIFTEAVAAALAEFPMVNSSVDGDKIILKKDVNVGIAVAKPDGNLIVPVIRNAEQRNLVGLTKELNRLADAARNNKLDPAEIQGGTFTITNFGSFGNIIGTPIINQPQVAILATGIIEKKPAVLETPSGDVIAIRHKMYLSLSYDHRIVDGALGGAFLRRIADHLEQFDINRAI from the coding sequence ATGGCAAGTTTTAATATCGTAATGCCTAAACTGGGCGAAAGTATCCAGGAAGGCACCATTACCAAATGGTTCGTAAAAGAGGGAGACACTATTGAAGAGGATGATATGCTCTTCGAAGTCGCTACTGATAAGGTAGATTCAGAGATCCCTTCGCCTGTAGATGGCGTAATCACAAAAATTAATTATGAGGAAGATAGTCTGGTTGCAGTTGGCGAAGTTCTGGCTGTTGTAAGTCTTGATGGTGAGGTTGAAGAAACTGAATCAGAGGAGACCGAAAGCAAAGCAGAAGCAGAGCCTACAACTGGCGAGGCACCTGCAAAAGCAGAAACAGAAACAACCGATGCTTCGGTTGATGACAGTAGAAAACTTTCAAACCGTTTCTATTCTCCTTTGGTAAAAACTATTGCTAAAGAGGAGAATGTTTCGTTTGACGAGCTGGAAAGTATTGAAGGATCGGGCGTAGGAGGCCGGGTTCAGAAGAAAGACATCATGGCTTACCTTGAAAACAGAGGCAGTTCTGCCGCTCAGCCGGAAGCCAAAAAAGAAAGCAAACCAGCTGCACCTGCAGCACCTGTAGTTGAGAGGAAAGTTGCACCTCCGGTTTCAGTAGGAGCCGGCGACACCGTTGTTGAGATGGATCGTGTAAGAAAACTGATTGCAGATCACATGGTGATGTCGAAACAAGTATCACCGCACGTAACTTCAGTTGTCGAAGCCGATGTTACCGAACTGGTGATGTGGAGAAATAAAAACAAAGAGGCTTTCCAGAAAAAATATGGCGATAAAATTACGTTTATGCCAATATTTACGGAGGCAGTTGCTGCTGCTCTGGCCGAATTCCCAATGGTAAATTCATCGGTTGATGGTGACAAGATCATCCTGAAGAAAGATGTAAACGTTGGAATCGCTGTTGCTAAGCCCGATGGAAACCTGATCGTTCCTGTAATTAGAAATGCAGAACAGCGCAACCTGGTTGGTTTAACAAAAGAGCTGAACCGACTGGCTGATGCAGCACGTAACAATAAACTCGATCCGGCCGAAATTCAGGGTGGAACATTTACTATTACCAATTTCGGATCGTTCGGAAATATTATCGGAACACCAATTATCAACCAACCGCAAGTTGCTATTCTGGCAACAGGAATTATTGAGAAGAAACCAGCTGTTTTGGAAACTCCAAGCGGCGATGTAATTGCAATTCGTCACAAAATGTACCTGTCATTGTCGTACGACCATCGTATTGTTGATGGTGCACTGGGAGGAGCTTTCCTGCGTCGCATTGCTGATCATCTGGAACAATTTGATATAAACCGCGCAATATAA